A region of Stigmatopora nigra isolate UIUO_SnigA chromosome 6, RoL_Snig_1.1, whole genome shotgun sequence DNA encodes the following proteins:
- the ndufaf5 gene encoding arginine-hydroxylase NDUFAF5, mitochondrial isoform X1, whose amino-acid sequence MSGGRLLCTLLRSSDTRCRVRAPRRMLSWSAGGGTPNVFDRNMKKKQKEWAGSGYETRKYDYLRDEVGSRLADRVYDVARTFPLALEIGAGRGHIAQHLSKDVVERLFLTDISEKTLRQNVGGEMKCHVLVADEEFLPLQENTFDLVLSSMSLHWTNDLPAALRQIHHVLKPDGVFIGAMAGGDTLYELRCSLQLAETEREGGFSPHISPFTAVTDVGNLLGQAGFNMLTVDVDEVQVNYPGIMEVMVDLQGMGESNCAWNRRSMLHRDTILAAGAVYKEMYGNEDGSVPATFDILYMIGWKPHHSQAKAAKRGSATVSFGDLSKINK is encoded by the exons ATGAGCGGCGGGCGACTGTTGTGTACTCTTTTGCGGTCATCGGACACACGATGCCGGGTGCGGGCACCCCGCAGGATGCTGTCTTGGTCCGCTGGCGGCGGAACTCCGAACGTGTTCGAcagaaatatgaagaaaaaacagaagGAGTGGGCTGGTTCAGGTTATGAAACCCGGAAGTACGACTACCTCAGGGACGAA gttgGCAGTCGATTGGCAGACCGTGTATATGACGTGGCCAG GACATTTCCTCTGGCTTTAGAGATTGGTGCTGGACGAGGTCATATTGCTCAACATTTAAGTAAG GACGTGGTGGAGCGTTTATTTTTGACGGACATCTCTGAAAAAACCCTG AGACAGAATGTCGGCGGTGAAATGAAGTGTCACGTGCTTGTGGCCGACGAGGAGTTTCTTCCCCTACAGGAAAACACGTTTGATTTGGTTCTCAGTAGCATGAG TTTGCATTGGACCAACGACCTGCCCGCTGCGCTAAGACAG ATCCATCACGTCTTGAAGCCAGACGGGGTATTCATCGGCGCCATGGCTGGCGGAGACACTCTGTACGAGCTGCGCTGCTCGCTGCAGCTGGCCGAGACGGAGCGAGAGGGAGGATTCTCACCACACATTTCACCCTTCACTGCTGTAACAGATGTGGGAAATCTACTCGGACAGGCTGGATTCAACATGCTCACCGTG GATGTCGATGAGGTGCAAGTCAACTATCCAGGCATCATGGAGGTGATGGTGGATTTGCAAG gtatgggTGAGAGCAACTGTGCTTGGAACCGAAGATCAATGTTGCACCGAGACACCATTTTGGCAGCAGGAGCTGTTTATAAAG AAATGTACGGGAACGAGGATGGTTCTGTTCCTGCCACCTTTGACATCCTCTACatgattggctggaaaccacACCACTCTCAG GCCAAAGCAGCCAAAAGAGGCTCAGCAACAGTCTCCTTTGGGGATTTGTCCAAAATAAACAAGTGA
- the ndufaf5 gene encoding arginine-hydroxylase NDUFAF5, mitochondrial isoform X2, protein MKCHVLVADEEFLPLQENTFDLVLSSMSLHWTNDLPAALRQIHHVLKPDGVFIGAMAGGDTLYELRCSLQLAETEREGGFSPHISPFTAVTDVGNLLGQAGFNMLTVDVDEVQVNYPGIMEVMVDLQGMGESNCAWNRRSMLHRDTILAAGAVYKEMYGNEDGSVPATFDILYMIGWKPHHSQAKAAKRGSATVSFGDLSKINK, encoded by the exons ATGAAGTGTCACGTGCTTGTGGCCGACGAGGAGTTTCTTCCCCTACAGGAAAACACGTTTGATTTGGTTCTCAGTAGCATGAG TTTGCATTGGACCAACGACCTGCCCGCTGCGCTAAGACAG ATCCATCACGTCTTGAAGCCAGACGGGGTATTCATCGGCGCCATGGCTGGCGGAGACACTCTGTACGAGCTGCGCTGCTCGCTGCAGCTGGCCGAGACGGAGCGAGAGGGAGGATTCTCACCACACATTTCACCCTTCACTGCTGTAACAGATGTGGGAAATCTACTCGGACAGGCTGGATTCAACATGCTCACCGTG GATGTCGATGAGGTGCAAGTCAACTATCCAGGCATCATGGAGGTGATGGTGGATTTGCAAG gtatgggTGAGAGCAACTGTGCTTGGAACCGAAGATCAATGTTGCACCGAGACACCATTTTGGCAGCAGGAGCTGTTTATAAAG AAATGTACGGGAACGAGGATGGTTCTGTTCCTGCCACCTTTGACATCCTCTACatgattggctggaaaccacACCACTCTCAG GCCAAAGCAGCCAAAAGAGGCTCAGCAACAGTCTCCTTTGGGGATTTGTCCAAAATAAACAAGTGA
- the LOC144198410 gene encoding dynein regulatory complex subunit 4-like, with product MSPKSQNVSRKKKITKGKASGGAVDVHSTDEMSKDQLEEHIIRLREELEREREEKSFFQLERDKIQNFWKVSERHLEDTQAQLRNRNREKDEADRRHIVEINVYKQKLKHVLSEQHTAVVEKKIESSTAAWLARRQHTDAEIRLRRHSQNVQADAREKKLNSHKCIQELKLKHQVELMEHRNNYDKRISEVEAKYSQKMEQMRRTESEKTAAAILSLEEKMSEHLKLLTEEQHKKFRAAEEFFTTTQSKLSDDTRRLKEEASETKKFHARVNGRLEEAEQHNRHLSVSLEESKRKLPDLQRQLEGHRRARSQQADSAARVKKLEEQLEDVLLERDVLLATFAQVEEERDALLSKQTEVLLEVQQRSNMKEMMLDRRIALLSQSVDRKEAQLNATLADLQPHHDNPAADRLQDALESKKKTIRGLKEELDRQCQEYTNLVERCRNGLHELSVPSYEFPLQDAGLVLNAK from the exons ATG TCCCCCAAAAGTCAAAATGTCTCCAGGAAGAAGAAGATCACCAAAGGAAAAGCGTCGGGAGGAGCTGTGGACGTTCATTCCACTGACGAAATGTCCAAAGATCAG TTGGAGGAACACATCATTCGCCTGCGAGAGGAACTTGAACGCGAGCGAGAAGAGAAGAGTTTCTTCCAACTGGAGCGGGACAAGATCCAAAACTTCTGGAAGGTCAGCGAGCGCCACCTAGAGGACACCCAGGCGCAACTCAGGAACAGAAATCGGGAGAAGGATGAGGCGGACAGAAGGCACATCGTGGAGATCAAT GTGTATAAGCAGAAGTTGAAGCATGTCCTGTCAGAGCAACACACCGCCGTGGTGGAGAAGAAGATAGAAAGTAGCACGGCGGCCTGGCTGGCACGTAGACAGCACACGGATGCGGAGATCCGTCTGCGCAGGCACAGTCAAAATGTACAGGCGGATGCTCGTGAAAAGAAGCTCAACAGCCATAAGTGCATCCAGGAGCTAAAACTG AAGCATCAAGTGGAGCTGATGGAGCACCGCAACAATTATGACAAGAGAATATCAG AGGTAGAGGCCAAGTACAGTCAAAAGATGGAACAAATGCGACGGACCGAGAGCGAGAAGACGGCGGCGGCAATTTTGTCATTAGAGGAAAAGATGAGCGAGCATTTGAAGTTGTTGACGGAAGAGCAGCACAAAAAATTTCGAGCAGCTGAAGAATTCTTCACCACCACACAGAGCAAACTCAGCGATGACACAAGAAGGCTTAAG GAGGAGGCATCAGAGACCAAAAAGTTCCACGCACGTGTCAACGGTCGCCTTGAGGAAGCAGAACAGCACAACAGACACCTGTCCGTTTCCCTGGAGGAGTCCAAGCGGAAGCTTCCGGACCTCCAACGACAGCTGGAAGGACACAGACGGGCGCGTTCCCAACAAGCG GACAGTGCCGCCCGTgtcaaaaaactggaagagcaGCTGGAGGACGTCCTTTTGGAACGAGATGTCCTCCTTGCTACCTTTGCACAG GTGGAGGAAGAACGTGACGCGCTGCTGAGCAAGCAGACAGAGGTTCTTTTAGAGGTCCAGCAGAGGAGCAATATGAAGGAAATGATGCTAGACCGCAGGATAGCACTATTGAGTCAATCCGTAGACAGGAAAGAGGCTCAGCTCAACGCCACACTCGCCGACCTACAACCCCACCACGACAACCCTGCAGCCGACAGACTGCAG GATGCACTGGAGTCCAAGAAAAAGACTATCAGGGGACTGAAGGAGGAACTGGACCGGCAGTGTCAG GAGTACACCAACTTGGTGGAGAGGTGCCGTAACGGTCTACACGAGCTCAGCGTCCCCTCCTATGAGTTTCCGCTTCAAGATGCTGGGCTTGTCCTCAATGCAAAATGA
- the ndnl2 gene encoding necdin-like 2, protein MSQKKRLSNTQMSSQVKRPLGHNTDDEDKAFTQPSTSQVQRGLEKLSPKQIEQKTAEVVQYILVKDQKKIPIRRPDIIRHVIKEYQNVYPEIMKRAAHTFEQVFGFSLVSIDPKNQSYILLNKLEPIAECPSLGTANSKTGLLFAVLSIIFMKQGVVKESLIWNVLEKLCMDSMKEHEDFGDVKKLVIIEFVRQRYLDYVRIPHSDPIEHNFLWGPRAKLEVSKAKMLQFVAELHNRDPQSWKHQYKEAHNTQDTQPSSES, encoded by the exons ATGTCGCAGAAAAAGAGATTGTCAAACACCCAGATGTCATCACAGGTGAAA CGTCCTCTTGGCCACAACACCGATGACGAAGATAAAGCATTCACTCAGCCGAGCACATCTCAAGTTCAGAGAGGCCTGGAGAAGCTATCACCCAAACAGATTGAGCAAAAG ACGGCTGAGGTGGTGCAGTACATTCTGGTGAAGGACCAGAAGAAGATCCCTATTCGACGACCAG acataATAAGACATGTTATCAAAGAATACCAAAATGTCTACCCTGAGATTATGAAGCGAGCTGCACACACTTTTGAacag GTTTTTGGCTTCTCATTGGTTAGTATTGACCCTAAGAATCAATCATACATCCTCCTCAATAAACTGGAGCCAATTGCTGAATGCCCATCTTTGGG CACAGCCAATTCGAAGACGGGATTACTTTTTGCCGTCCTGAGTATCATCTTCATGAAGCAGGGTGTGGTCAAAGAAT CGCTGATATGGAATGTACTAGAGAAACTCTGCATGGACTCCAT GAAAGAACATGAAGATTTTGGCGACGTCAAAAAGTTGGTCATCATTGAGTTTGTACGCCAAAG GTACCTGGATTATGTACGTATACCTCACTCCGACCCAATTGAACACAATTTCCTCTGGGGGCCACGTGCCAAATTGGAAGTGTCGAAGGCCAAAATGCTCCAATTTGTGGCAGAA ctTCATAACAGGGACCCTCAAAGTTGGAAGCATCAATACAAAGAAGCTCACAACACTCAAGATACTCAACCAAGTTCAGAAAGCTAA